A window from Primulina huaijiensis isolate GDHJ02 chromosome 13, ASM1229523v2, whole genome shotgun sequence encodes these proteins:
- the LOC140991647 gene encoding psbP domain-containing protein 3, chloroplastic, protein MASVSFMPSHFLLSHSLLQGLRRNKNSSILCCKKHGLDQNICVSVREEEHVTRRREFLFQVVSAAFILPAVAPVALAADTEVAEDFRVYTDEVNKYRIEIPQDWQVGTGEGDGVRSLIAFYPEEASNSNVSILITGLGADFTRLESFGKVDAFAESLVGGLDRSWQRPPGVAAKLIDSKASNGLYYIEYTLKNPGESRRHLISVLGMANNGFYNRLYTITGQFVDEEEEKFGSKIRKAVTSFRLT, encoded by the exons ATGGCTTCCGTCTCTTTTATGCCTTCACATTTTCTACTCTCCCACTCTCTTCTTCAAG GTCTTAGAAGGAACAAGAATTCCAGCATTCTCTGCTGCAAGAAACATGGGCTCGATCAGAATAtctg TGTGAGTGTTCGGGAAGAAGAACATGTGACCAGAAGGAGAGAGTTCTTGTTTCAGGTGGTTTCCGCAGCTTTTATTTTGCCTGCAGTTGCTCCAGTTGCATTGGCCGCTGATACAG AGGTGGCGGAGGATTTTCGTGTCTACACTGATGAAGTGAACAAGTATCGAATCGAGATTCCTCAAG ATTGGCAAGTAGGAACTGGAGAAGGTGACGGAGTGAGGTCACTTATAGCATTTTATCCTGAAGAAGCTTCCAATTCAAATG TGAGCATATTGATCACAGGCCTTGGCGCTGATTTCACCAGATTGGAATCCTTTGGCAAAGTTGATGCATTTGCAGAGAGCCTG GTCGGTGGATTAGACAGAAGTTGGCAGAGGCCCCCGGGCGTTGCAGCCAAACTCATTGACAGCAAAGCCTCTAATG GATTGTATTATATTGAGTACACGTTGAAAAATCCGGGTGAGAGCCGTAGGCATTTGATTTCAGTACTTGGGATGGCAAATAATGGCTTCTACAACCGATTATATACAATTACCGGACAG TTtgttgatgaagaggaagaaaaATTTGGTTCCAAGATTCGGAAA GCTGTTACCTCGTTCAGATTGACTTGA
- the LOC140991170 gene encoding uncharacterized protein, which produces MSTLWQERSPSIQVLEKTRCKVQQVHQMGREDVICKNKNQQQGEEQVADQEEEDQLFVATCFTSHETSENWLIDSGCTNHMTHDKELFKELKCIESKKVKIGNGEYIVVKGKGTVAIASCSGTKLITDVLYVPYIDQNLLSVGQLIEKGFKVMFMEKACVIEDATGKKTFEVKMAVRSFSLNPMQEEQLDFLTKESL; this is translated from the coding sequence ATGTCAACATTGTGGCAAGAAAGGTCACCCTCCATTCAAGTGCTGGAGAAGACTAGATGCAAAGTGCAGCAAGTGCATCAAATGGGACGTGAAGATGTCATTTGCAAGAATAAAAATCAGCAGCAAGGAGAAGAACAAGTGGCAGATCAAGAAGAAGAAGACCAGCTTTTCGTTGCAACTTGTTTCACGAGTCATGAAACAAGTGAAAACTGGCTCATTGATAGTGGCTGCACTAATCATATGACACATGACAAGGAGTTGTTCAAAGAATTGAAGTGCATTGAGTCCAAGAAGGTCAAAATTGGGAATGGTGAATATATTGTAGTTAAAGGAAAGGGCACCGTAGCCATTGCAAGTTGTTCAGGAACCAAGTTGATCACCGATGTTCTCTATGTACCATATATTGATCAAAACTTGCTCAGTGTTGGTCAATTAATAGAGAAGGGATTCAAAGTGATGTTCATGGAGAAGGCCTGTGTGATAGAGGATGCTACAGGCAAAAAGACGTTTGAAGTTAAGATGGCAGTGAGGAGCTTTTCACTCAATCCAATGCAAGAGGAGCAATTAGATTTTCTAACCAAAGAAAGCCTCTGA